One genomic region from Anopheles bellator chromosome 2, idAnoBellAS_SP24_06.2, whole genome shotgun sequence encodes:
- the LOC131212691 gene encoding acetylcholine receptor subunit alpha-like 1 isoform X2, with protein sequence MGSVLLTAVFIALQFATGLANPDSKRLYDDLLSNYNRLIRPVGNNSDRLTVKMGLRLSQLIDVNLKNQIMTTNVWVEQEWNDYKLKWNPDDYGGVDTLHVPSEHIWLPDIVLYNNADGNYEVTIMTKAILHHTGKVVWKPPAIYKSFCEIDVEYFPFDEQTCFMKFGSWTYDGYMVDLRHLQQTPDSDNIDIGIDLQDYYISVEWDIMKVPAVRNEKFYSCCEEPYPDIIFNITLRRKTLFYTVNLIIPCVGISFLSVLVFYLPSDSGEKISLCISILLSLTVFFLLLAEIIPPTSLTVPLLGKYLLFTMMLVTLSVVVTIAVLNVNFRSPVTHKMAPWVHRVFIELLPKVLCIERPKKDDDPSETEDQTPTDVLTDVFQVPPDVEKYVGFCGKEYGTDFDIPALPPSRFDVAASGGVGPCFGEPPLPALPLPGGDDDLFSPTGNGDMSPTCCGDLSPTFEKPLLREMEKTIEASRFVAQHVRNKDKFESVKEDWKYVALVLDRLFLWIFTIACILGTALIILQAPSLYDNTQPIDAMYSKIAKKKMELLKMGSENV encoded by the exons ATGGGGAGCGTGCTACTCACGGCTGTGTTCATAGCGTTACAATTTGCTACCGGCCTGGCCAACCCTGACTCCAAGCGTTTATATGACGACCTGCTGAGCAACTACAACCGACTGATACGGCCCGTGGGCAACAACTCCGATCGTCTGACAGTCAAAATGGGTCTACGACTCTCGCAGTTGATTGATGTG AAtctgaaaaatcaaattatgacGACGAACGTGTGGGTAGAACAG GAATGGAACGATTACAAGCTAAAATGGAACCCAGATGACTACGGCGGAGTGGACACCCTGCACGTCCCATCCGAACACATTTGGCTGCCAGATATAGTGTTGTATAATAA TGCGGACGGTAACTACGAGGTGACAATAATGACAAAAGCAATTTTACATCATACGGGTAAAGTAGTTTGGAAACCACCTGCCATTTATAAATCATTTTGTGAAATCGATGTTGAGTATTTTCCATTTGATGAGCAAACATGTTTTATGAAATTCGGATCCTGGACGTACGATGGTTACATG GTCGATCTTCGGCATCTGCAGCAGACACCGGACTCGGACAACATCGACATCGGCATCGATCTGCAAGATTACTATATATCAGTTGAATGGGACATTATGAAGGTGCCTGCCGTTaggaatgaaaaattttaTAGTTGTTGTGAAGAACCATATCCGGATATTATATTTAACATAACGTTAAGGCGAAAGACACTTTTCTACACCGTGAACTTGATCATACCTTGCGTTGGGATATCGTTTCTCTCCGTGCTAGTGTTTTATTTGCCGAGTGACTCCGGCGAGAAGATATCATTATGTATAAGTATACTGCTGTCGCTGACCGTGTTTTTCCTGCTGCTCGCCGAAATCATTCCGCCGACGTCGCTCACGGTGCCGCTGCTCGGCAAGTATCTGCTGTTCACCATGATGCTCGTCACgctctccgtcgtcgtcacgaTCGCGGTGCTGAACGTCAACTTTCG ATCGCCCGTCACGCACAAGATGGCGCCGTGGGTGCACCGGGTTTTTATAGAACTACTGCCTAAGGTTTTATGCATAGAGCGACCGAAGAAGGACGACGATCCATCCGAAACCGAAGACCAGACGCCGACCGACGTGCTGACGGACGTGTTCCAGGTGCCGCCCGATGTGGAGAAGTACGTCGGCTTCTGCGGGAAGGAGTACGGCACCGACTTCGACATACCCG CACTGCCACCTTCGCGGTTCGACGTGGCCGCCTCGGGCGGCGTGGGGCCCTGCTTCGGTGAGCCCCCACTGCCAGCACTGCCACTGCCGGGCGGGGACGATGATCTTTTCAGCCCGACCGGCAACGGGGACATGAGCCCGACCTGCTGCGGGGACCTGAGTCCGACCTTCGAGAAGCCGTTGCTGCGCGAGATGGAGAAAACCATCGAGGCGTCCCGGTTCGTCGCTCAGCACGTTAGAAATAAGGACAAGTTCGAAAGTGTAA AAGAAGACTGGAAGTATGTGGCGCTCGTGCTGGATCGACTGTTTCTGTGGATCTTCACGATAGCGTGTATCCTCGGCACGGCGCTCATCATTCTGCAGGCCCCGAGCCTCTACGACAACACGCAACCGATCGACGCAATGTACTCGAAGATCGCCAAGAAGAAGATGGAGCTGCTCAAGATGGGCAGCGAGAACGTATAG
- the LOC131212691 gene encoding acetylcholine receptor subunit alpha-like 1 isoform X1, whose product MGSVLLTAVFIALQFATGLANPDSKRLYDDLLSNYNRLIRPVGNNSDRLTVKMGLRLSQLIDVNLKNQIMTTNVWVEQEWNDYKLKWNPDDYGGVDTLHVPSEHIWLPDIVLYNNADGNYEVTIMTKAILHHTGKVVWKPPAIYKSFCEIDVEYFPFDEQTCFMKFGSWTYDGYMVDLRHLQQTPDSDNIDIGIDLQDYYISVEWDIMKVPAVRNEKFYSCCEEPYPDIIFNITLRRKTLFYTVNLIIPCVGISFLSVLVFYLPSDSGEKISLCISILLSLTVFFLLLAEIIPPTSLTVPLLGKYLLFTMMLVTLSVVVTIAVLNVNFRSPVTHKMAPWVHRVFIELLPKVLCIERPKKDDDPSETEDQTPTDVLTDVFQVPPDVEKYVGFCGKEYGTDFDIPALPPSRFDVAASGGVGPCFGEPPLPALPLPGGDDDLFSPTGNGDMSPTCCGDLSPTFEKPLLREMEKTIEASRFVAQHVRNKDKFESIEEDWKYVALVLDRLFLWIFTIACILGTALIILQAPSLYDNTQPIDAMYSKIAKKKMELLKMGSENV is encoded by the exons ATGGGGAGCGTGCTACTCACGGCTGTGTTCATAGCGTTACAATTTGCTACCGGCCTGGCCAACCCTGACTCCAAGCGTTTATATGACGACCTGCTGAGCAACTACAACCGACTGATACGGCCCGTGGGCAACAACTCCGATCGTCTGACAGTCAAAATGGGTCTACGACTCTCGCAGTTGATTGATGTG AAtctgaaaaatcaaattatgacGACGAACGTGTGGGTAGAACAG GAATGGAACGATTACAAGCTAAAATGGAACCCAGATGACTACGGCGGAGTGGACACCCTGCACGTCCCATCCGAACACATTTGGCTGCCAGATATAGTGTTGTATAATAA TGCGGACGGTAACTACGAGGTGACAATAATGACAAAAGCAATTTTACATCATACGGGTAAAGTAGTTTGGAAACCACCTGCCATTTATAAATCATTTTGTGAAATCGATGTTGAGTATTTTCCATTTGATGAGCAAACATGTTTTATGAAATTCGGATCCTGGACGTACGATGGTTACATG GTCGATCTTCGGCATCTGCAGCAGACACCGGACTCGGACAACATCGACATCGGCATCGATCTGCAAGATTACTATATATCAGTTGAATGGGACATTATGAAGGTGCCTGCCGTTaggaatgaaaaattttaTAGTTGTTGTGAAGAACCATATCCGGATATTATATTTAACATAACGTTAAGGCGAAAGACACTTTTCTACACCGTGAACTTGATCATACCTTGCGTTGGGATATCGTTTCTCTCCGTGCTAGTGTTTTATTTGCCGAGTGACTCCGGCGAGAAGATATCATTATGTATAAGTATACTGCTGTCGCTGACCGTGTTTTTCCTGCTGCTCGCCGAAATCATTCCGCCGACGTCGCTCACGGTGCCGCTGCTCGGCAAGTATCTGCTGTTCACCATGATGCTCGTCACgctctccgtcgtcgtcacgaTCGCGGTGCTGAACGTCAACTTTCG ATCGCCCGTCACGCACAAGATGGCGCCGTGGGTGCACCGGGTTTTTATAGAACTACTGCCTAAGGTTTTATGCATAGAGCGACCGAAGAAGGACGACGATCCATCCGAAACCGAAGACCAGACGCCGACCGACGTGCTGACGGACGTGTTCCAGGTGCCGCCCGATGTGGAGAAGTACGTCGGCTTCTGCGGGAAGGAGTACGGCACCGACTTCGACATACCCG CACTGCCACCTTCGCGGTTCGACGTGGCCGCCTCGGGCGGCGTGGGGCCCTGCTTCGGTGAGCCCCCACTGCCAGCACTGCCACTGCCGGGCGGGGACGATGATCTTTTCAGCCCGACCGGCAACGGGGACATGAGCCCGACCTGCTGCGGGGACCTGAGTCCGACCTTCGAGAAGCCGTTGCTGCGCGAGATGGAGAAAACCATCGAGGCGTCCCGGTTCGTCGCTCAGCACGTTAGAAATAAGGACAAGTTCGAAAGT ATAGAAGAAGACTGGAAGTATGTGGCGCTCGTGCTGGATCGACTGTTTCTGTGGATCTTCACGATAGCGTGTATCCTCGGCACGGCGCTCATCATTCTGCAGGCCCCGAGCCTCTACGACAACACGCAACCGATCGACGCAATGTACTCGAAGATCGCCAAGAAGAAGATGGAGCTGCTCAAGATGGGCAGCGAGAACGTATAG